From Hydra vulgaris chromosome 07, alternate assembly HydraT2T_AEP, a single genomic window includes:
- the LOC136082564 gene encoding uncharacterized protein LOC136082564 — protein MPYTRACWLENKKDFERVIPSSWVDTTRKVVYWPNGLHVKRAFENLETPKTGWKQFSLIKVKISGTKEDCEGCTDYTTTEEIMEPVEIISSDKGKIFPNIPPTFPTCKVIGTAPPSRLQSTTVRPPPSRSNHSQPGLHSRSHSGSNLHSRAHSRSRSRLRSKSRSRSRSRFQSKPRSRSRSGSHSKSNSHSRSHLQSKSPLRLKSCSQSRSQSRCSRSRSNSDSRSSHSNSNVSRLGLVAVSPIVCKSTPIKRKDAVHFRRKDFPMDVGDFQYIVIKLLTKQLENHNTIHQQRETTVARINLSNLTAKFLQVDELLDFEKILISDEDLF, from the exons ATGCCGTATACAAGAGCTTGTTGgttggaaaataaaaaagattttgagagAGTAATTCCTTCAAGTTGGGTGGATACAACAAGAAAAGTCGTTTATTGGCCAAATGGTTTGCATGTAAAACGTgcatttgaaaatttagaaacgCCTAAAACTGGATGGAAACAGTTCTCTCTAATCAAAGTGAAAATTAGTG GTACAAAAGAAGACTGTGAAGGCTGCACAGATTACACGACCACTGAGGAAATAATGGAACCAGTGGAAATAATTTCTTCTGATAAAG GAAAAATCTTTCCAAATATACCTCCAACATTCCCAACATGTAAAGTCATTGGAACTGCTCCACCATCCCGTTTACAATCCACTACAGTTAGACCACCACCATCAAGATCAAATCACTCACAACCTGGTTTACATTCAAGATCACATTCAGGGTCAAACTTGCATTCACGAGCACATTCACGGTCAAGGTCACGATTACGGTCTAAGTCTCGTTCACGTTCAAGATCACGTTTTCAGTCGAAGCCTCGTTCACGATCAAGATCAGGTTCACACTCGAAGTCTAATTCACATTCAAGGTCACATTTGCAGTCGAAGTCCCCATTACGTTTGAAGTCTTGCTCACAGTCTAGGTCCCAATCACGATGTTCACGATCTCGATCAAACTCAGACTCAAGATCTTCTCATTCAAATTCAAATGTCTCCAGACTTGGGTTGGTTGCAGTATCACCAATTGTCTGTAAGTCTACcccaataaaaagaaaagatgcTGTGCATTTTAGACGGAAAGATTTTCCTATGGACGTTGGAG ACTTTCAATACATTGTGATAAAATTGCTGACAAAGCAGTTAGAAAACCACAATACAATACACCAACAGCGTGAAACAACAGTGGCTAGAATAAATTTAAGTAATCTTACTGCTAAATTTCTCCAAGTTGATGAACTTTTGGATTTTGAAAAGATCTTGATTAGTGATGAAGATCTGTTCTAA